A window of Gossypium hirsutum isolate 1008001.06 chromosome D13, Gossypium_hirsutum_v2.1, whole genome shotgun sequence genomic DNA:
TCATAATCATCTATCTAAAGCACTAGTAAAACTTCCaaattaaaccaattaaatagTCTATGTCCAATTACAACCTAAATCTAAttttatatcttataatttagccccacattattttccttattgGGTTTGGGAACACAACGACATGGTTAAGTGTATCATCGTTATGGATCACTTGGATAGTTCATTTCATACCTCCTCGCACGCTACATCACTACAATATTATAAAAGAGAGCTTAGTGAGAGTTGTTTGACATACTACACTTAAACTCCAGTACATAGGCTAAGGTAACATATGCGAACTCTtgcttaattaatataatatgcgAAACTTGATTTCTCTTTGTGaaaatcagttttttttttaatgtgttggTATTTTCTTCTACTACTAAAAACACTTTTATCACAATAAGAAAACAATTGGTCTAACAAATAAATGTAGTAAAGGCGAATCCTTTAATTTACAAAAGTTGACATACAATTATAAATAAGGTGCAACTTCACTACAATATTTTGGTTCAAATTAATGCatcttctttaaaaattatattttagttttaaaacaaCAATAATGTATAACAAAACTGATCTTTGAATGGTGAGCATCCAAAGAATAGGACCAACTTTCATTGAAGATGATGGGATTCCACCTTTGAAGGCGATGACTTATGGTTCTTACGCACATACTTACGAGCCCAAACATGCTTTCCATTGATTGAGAACTTAGCTTTCTGCTTCCCATTCAGTATCATTTCAATGTCTGAACCATACTTCACTACCAACTTTGCATATAATGGCTGCTCCCCTTCAACCACTTCTTGCATTTCAATTCCTTcaaaatttttcccaaatttcctATTACACCAACATCACATTATCACAACCAAAACTATATAAATtctatttcatatataattaaggttaaaaaaaaaacacatgtaTAAACACCTGGTGAAGAAGTCTCTCACTTCAGCCTCAGAAACAGAGTACCCTTTAGAGAATGTTAAGAAAACAGTTCTATCATCTGCTTCAACttgcttattttctttcttcttaccATTATTCTCTTCCAAGCTTTTAATGTTAATATTATGTATACCTTTCCAGAGATCCTCCATTTCGTTGTTCCTTTGAGCTCCAATGAGAAAACCCAAATTTGGTTTCAAATTTTGCTGATTTCCCATCTTCTTCTCACTATAAACAGGCATAATCAATGGATCATGAATCAATTTCATTATATCATCGAAGGCTCTTAAACAAATGTCGCGAACAAGTTGAGTGATCCTACGAACAATCTCGACACGATTTTCGTGAAAGAAACGGAGAGAAATTTCGTTCCCAGTTAACTTTCGAATCAATGGGATTGTACATTTATCGTCATGGAAATGACTGAAAGGGAACTCGTCGGTGTTTAAACAAATCAAGCATTGGACAGTTTCATCGGCTAATGCATTGATGAGTGGATCAGACCAGGGATGGATTTTGTAAACAAGGTTCAGACCAGGGGTACAACTATAGTTTTCGAGCCAAAGGAATAGAGCCATGACGTGCATTGACTCGAAGGGTTGGCGTTGAAGGTTCAAAACAAGCCTGGAGAAGATAGCTCGGTCTATGGTGTGGAACAGCTTGAGTTCTTCCAGGGAAATTGTGTGGTTcattgaagatgaagatgaatcCATTGTTGGGTTTTTTCTGGAGGGAATGGGGAAATTGGGTTGTTAACGAGAATTGATTTAGGGGATTTAAATTTATAGAAGTGAAAGGGCGCCATGGAAGAAGGGTTGAGAGTGATGAGTTGGGAATTCTGAAGAGACGCCATGTTTGAGGTTTTTGGCAGAAATGGAAGGTGTGAGAGGGGTTACTTCATTAAGAGTTTTGGAGGCAACGGTCATATATTGAGCAGAGGTTTTGTTtggtttaaagaaaaaaaagatcataatttatcaaaattatttgGCGGCAACAAAACATAACCCCAATGTCTAACGTTTTATAGAAACAtgacaaataattttttaaataaatatattatttaatttttatttattttgaagtatactttttggatttaatatttcttttcttttactttcgcTACCAACTTTccaattttagttaaattattttcttttggacagataaaattttaatgacaATGACATGATAGTTTATGTGTACTTACTCTTAacatagataatttttttaaaatcttttatagactttttaaaatttgttgaattttaaaatatttttatatttttttttaaatttgtatgaaATATACGTGGGTGCCACGTGAGTgtcgttaaaattttaatggttaaGTTAATTTTTCAATCTAAAAGAAAgtaa
This region includes:
- the LOC107919458 gene encoding uncharacterized protein; its protein translation is MDSSSSSMNHTISLEELKLFHTIDRAIFSRLVLNLQRQPFESMHVMALFLWLENYSCTPGLNLVYKIHPWSDPLINALADETVQCLICLNTDEFPFSHFHDDKCTIPLIRKLTGNEISLRFFHENRVEIVRRITQLVRDICLRAFDDIMKLIHDPLIMPVYSEKKMGNQQNLKPNLGFLIGAQRNNEMEDLWKGIHNINIKSLEENNGKKKENKQVEADDRTVFLTFSKGYSVSEAEVRDFFTRKFGKNFEGIEMQEVVEGEQPLYAKLVVKYGSDIEMILNGKQKAKFSINGKHVWARKYVRKNHKSSPSKVESHHLQ